A genomic window from Camelus ferus isolate YT-003-E chromosome X, BCGSAC_Cfer_1.0, whole genome shotgun sequence includes:
- the MAGED1 gene encoding melanoma-associated antigen D1, with amino-acid sequence MAQKMDCGAGLLGFQAEASVEDSTLLMQTLMEAIQISEAPPTNQATAAASGPHASPQSSQPPTASEMADMQALAAATKPKTAFKAQNASTKGPNAAYDFSQALNAKEIPSTPHTAAFKSQNATPKGPNAVYDFSQAATASELTANKSEMAFKAQNATTKVGPNATYNFSPSLNASEMVNTQPKTAFKAWNDTTKAPTADPQTQNVNQVKMATSQADIEADPGPGICESDGAAAQTSADGSQAQNLESRTIIRGKRTRKINNLNVEENSGGDQRRAPLAPGTWRSAPVPVTTQSPPGAPPNVLWQTPLAWQNPSGWQNQPARQTPPARQSPPARQTPPAWQNPVAWQNPVIWPNPVIWQNPVIWPNPIVWPGPVVWPNPLAWQNPPGWQTPPGWQTPPGWQGPPDWQGPPDWPLPPDWPLPPDWPLPTDWPLPPDWIPTDWPVPPDWQNLRPSPNLRPSPNSRASQNLGASQPRDVALLQERANKLVKYLMLKDYTKVPIKRSEMLRDIIREYTDVYPEIIERACFVLEKKFGIQLKEIDKEEHLYILISTPESLAGILGTTKDTPKLGLLLVILGVIFMNGNRASEAVLWEALRKMGLRPGVRHPLLGDLRKLLTYEFVKQKYLDYRRVPNSNPPEYEFLWGLRSYHETSKMKVLRFIAEVQKRDPRDWTAQFMEAADEALDALDAAAAEAEARAEARTRMGIGDEAVSGPWSWDDIEFELLTWDEEGDFGDPWSRIPFTFWARYHQNARSRFPQTFAGPIIGPGGTASANFAANFGAIGFFWVE; translated from the exons ATGGCTCAGAAAATGGACTGTGGTGCGGGCCTCCTCGGCTTCCAG GCTGAGGCTTCTGTAGAAGACAGCACCTTGCTTATGCAGACCCTGATGGAGGCCATCCAGATCTCAGAGGCTCCACCTACCAACCAGGCCACAGCAGCTGCCAGCGGGCCGCATGCTAGTCCTCAGAGTTCACAGCCCCCAACAGCCAGTGAGATGGCTGATATGCAGGCTTTAGCAGCTGCCACTAAGCCTAAGACAGCCTTTAAGGCCCAGAATGCCTCCACAAAAGGCCCAAATGCTGCCTATGATTTCTCTCAGGCTCTTAATGCCAAGGAGATTCCCAGCACCCCCCATACGGCAGCCTTTAAGTCCCAGAATGCCACCCCAAAGGGCCCAAATGCCGTCTATGATTTTTCCCAGGCAGCAACCGCCAGTGAGTTAACTGCCAACAAGTCGGAGATGGCCTTTAAGGCCCAGAATGCCACTACTAAGGTGGGCCCAAATGCCACCTacaatttctctccctctctcaatGCCAGTGAGATGGTCAACACTCAGCCTAAGACAGCCTTCAAGGCTTGGAATGACACCACTAAGGCCCCGACAGCTGATCCCCAGACCCAGAATGTTAATCAGGTCAAGATGGCCACTTCCCAGGCTGACATAGAGGCTGACCCAGGCCCAGGTATCTGTGAATCTGACGGTGCAGCTGCACAGACATCAGCAGATGGTTCCCAGGCTCAGAATCTGGAGTCCAGGACGATAATTCGGGGCAAGAGGACCCGCAAG ATTAATAACTTGAATGTGGAAGAGAACAGCGGTGGGGATCAGAGGCGGGCCCCACTGGCTCCAGGGACCTGGAGGTCTGCACCAGTTCCAGTGACCACTCAGAGCCCACCTGGCGCACCCCCCAATGTGCTCTGGCAGACCCCATTGGCCTGGCAGAATCCATCAGGCTGGCAAAACCAGCCAGCCAGGCAGACCCCACCAGCACGTCAGAGCCCCCCAGCTAGGCAGACCCCACCAGCCTGGCAAAACCCAGTTGCTTGGCAGAACCCAGTGATCTGGCCGAACCCAGTGATCTGGCAGAACCCTGTGATCTGGCCAAACCCCATTGTCTGGCCTGGTCCAGTTGTCTGGCCCAACCCACTGGCCTGGCAGAATCCACCTGGATGGCAGACCCCACCTGGATGGCAGACTCCACCAGGCTGGCAGGGTCCTCCAGATTGGCAAGGCCCTCCCGACTGGCCGCTACCACCTGACTGGCCATTGCCACCCGATTGGCCGCTTCCCACTGACTGGCCTCTCCCACCTGACTGGATCCCCACCGATTGGCCAGTTCCCCCTGACTGGCAGAACCTGCGCCCCTCCCCGAACCTGCGCCCCTCTCCCAACTCGCGTGCCTCACAGAACCTGGGTGCCTCACAGCCCCGAGATGTGGCCCTTCTTCAGGAAAGA gcGAATAAGTTGGTCAAGTACCTGATGCTTAAAGATTACACAAAGGTGCCCATCAAGCGCTCAG aaaTGCTGAGGGATATCATCCGTGAATACACTGATGTGTATCCAGAAATCATTGAACGTGCATGCTTTGTCTTGGAGAAG AAATTTGGAATTCAGCTGAAAGAAATTGACAAGGAAGAACACCTGTACATTCTCATCAGTACCCCTGAGTCCCTGGCTGGCATACTGGGAAC GACCAAAGACACACCCAAGCTGGGTCTCCTCTTAGTGATTCTGGGTGTCATCTTCATGAATGGCAACCGTGCCAGTGAAG CTGTCCTCTGGGAGGCACTACGCAAGATGGGACTGCGTCCTGG GGTGAGGCATCCCCTCCTTGGAGATCTGAGGAAACTTCTCACTTACGAGTTTGTAAAGCAAAA GTACCTAGACTACAGACGAGTGCCCAACAGCAACCCTCCTGAGTATGAGTTCCTCTGGGGCCTCCGTTCCTACCATGAGACTAGCAAGATGAAAGTGTTGCGGTTCATTGCAGAG GTTCAGAAAAGAGACCCTCGCGACTGGACTGCACAGTTTATGGAGGCTGCAGACGAGGCCTTGGATGCTTTAGATGCTGCTGCAGCTGAGGCCGAGGCCAGGGCTGAGGCGAGAACCCGCATGGGGATTGGAGATGAGGCCGTATCAGGGCCCTGGAGCTGGGATGACATTGAGTTTGAGCTACTGACCTGGGATGAGGAAGGAGATTTTGGAGATCCCTGGTCCAGAATCCCGTTTACCTTCTGGGCCAGATACCACCAGAATGCCCGCTCCAGATTTCCTCAGACCTTCGCGGGCCCCATTATTGGCCCTGGTGGTACGGCCAGTGCCAACTTCGCTGCCAACTTTGGTGCCATTGGTTTCTTCTGGGTTGAGTGA